ACCTGTGCGCCGCGCCGGGGGGCAAATCCAGCCAACTGGCGGCGGCGCTGGGCGGCCAGGGGCTGCTGGTGAGCAACGAGTATGACCCCGGCCGGGCCGAGGCGCTGAAAAGCAACCTGGAGCGCATGGGTGCGGCAAACGCGGTGGTCACCAATGCCGCGCCCGCCGCGCTGGCGGCGGCGCTGCCCGGCTTTTTTGACCGGGTGCTGGTGGATGCGCCCTGCTCGGGGGAGGGAATGTTCCGCAAGGAGCCCCAGGCCATGGCACAGCACGGCCCGGCGCTGGTGCGGCAGTGCGCGGCACTGGGCGCAAAGATTTTGGAAAGCGCCGCGGCGCTGCTGGCCCCGGGTGGGCTGCTGGTCTATTCCACCTGCACCTTTTCGCCCGAGGAGGACGAGGGCCAGGCGGGGGCGTTTTTAGCGGCACACCCTGATTTTGAACTGGCAGACTGCGGCGTGGGTTTTGGCAGCCCCGGAGAGGAAAACCGCTGCGGCGGGTTCCCGCTTGACACGGCAAAGGTGCGGCGGATCTGGCCCTGCCAGGGCGGCGAGGGGCATTTTATGGCAAAATTCCGAAAAACAGGCGAAGGCGGGGGGCAGGCGCGGGCTTCAAAGCCGCCCCGCTGTGCCAAAGCGCCCCCCGAGTGGGCGGCGTTTGCGCAGCAGTATTTTCCGTTCCTGGCCGGGCTGCCCTTGCTGGCGGCGGGGGAACTGCTGCTGCTGCCGCCGGCCGCCGGGCTGCCGCCCCTGCCCAAAGGCGTGCGGGTGCTGCGCTGCGGGGTGGCGCTGGGGCGGGTGCAGAAGGGCCGGTTTGAGCCGGCGCACCACCTGTTCACGGCGTTTGGAGCCCGGTGCGAAAACAAGGAAGAGCTTTTGCTGGCGGACAGCCGCACGGCCGCCTGGCTGCGGGGCGAGGAGATCGGGGCACAAACGGCCCGGCCCGGCTGGTGCTGCGTGCTGGTGGATGGCTTCCCTTTGGGGGCCGGAAAGGCCAGCGGGGGGCGGGTGAAAAACCACTACCCAAAAGCGCTGCGCAATCTGGGATGAACAGCGCTTTCAGCGGCCGGGCGCCCGGCGGGACACGGAAAAAGCTGTTTTGCGGCTGTTTTTGGCCGTTTTGCGGCCTGCCCCTCTTGCAAGACAGAGGGCAGG
This window of the Oscillospiraceae bacterium genome carries:
- the rsmF gene encoding ribosomal RNA small subunit methyltransferase F, with protein sequence MPLEYFEQRERSLLGSRCEALYAAPEELPARGLTVNGLRCTPERFAELADFALEPSPFCAEGFVVRDPAFRPGRHPYHHAGVFYSQEPSASAPAALLEVRPGMRVLDLCAAPGGKSSQLAAALGGQGLLVSNEYDPGRAEALKSNLERMGAANAVVTNAAPAALAAALPGFFDRVLVDAPCSGEGMFRKEPQAMAQHGPALVRQCAALGAKILESAAALLAPGGLLVYSTCTFSPEEDEGQAGAFLAAHPDFELADCGVGFGSPGEENRCGGFPLDTAKVRRIWPCQGGEGHFMAKFRKTGEGGGQARASKPPRCAKAPPEWAAFAQQYFPFLAGLPLLAAGELLLLPPAAGLPPLPKGVRVLRCGVALGRVQKGRFEPAHHLFTAFGARCENKEELLLADSRTAAWLRGEEIGAQTARPGWCCVLVDGFPLGAGKASGGRVKNHYPKALRNLG